A portion of the Cyanobium sp. PCC 7001 genome contains these proteins:
- a CDS encoding isochorismatase family protein, with protein sequence MKDFNTDDTAVILIDHQVGTNTWASTTPLPLLQRNVIILAKFAKGTAMPVVLTSSQETNVNVQGPLMPELQEILPEAFEARIKRQGVVNAWDDEAFAEACRNTRRKNFVMAGVTTDVCMVAPAISAVDDGFMVKVVCDACGSTNQIAEEMSWRRMEKAGVGLTSTNAIVAELVKNWATAAGAVAFPLLTA encoded by the coding sequence ATGAAGGATTTCAATACCGACGACACGGCAGTGATCCTGATCGACCACCAGGTCGGCACGAATACTTGGGCCAGCACCACGCCGCTACCGCTGCTGCAGCGCAACGTAATCATCCTGGCGAAGTTTGCGAAGGGTACAGCGATGCCGGTGGTCCTCACGTCAAGCCAGGAAACCAACGTCAATGTTCAGGGACCGCTGATGCCCGAGCTCCAGGAGATTCTTCCCGAGGCATTCGAGGCCCGCATCAAACGGCAAGGGGTTGTGAATGCCTGGGATGACGAAGCCTTCGCAGAGGCGTGCCGCAACACGCGAAGAAAGAACTTCGTGATGGCCGGTGTCACGACCGACGTGTGCATGGTCGCGCCTGCCATCAGCGCAGTCGACGATGGCTTCATGGTCAAGGTGGTTTGCGACGCTTGCGGCTCGACCAACCAGATTGCCGAGGAAATGTCGTGGCGCCGGATGGAGAAGGCTGGGGTTGGCCTCACAAGCACGAACGCCATCGTCGCCGAGTTGGTCAAGAACTGGGCAACGGCGGCTGGAGCTGTCGCATTTCCACTACTGACCGCCTAA
- a CDS encoding GNAT family N-acetyltransferase, whose protein sequence is MIITPIQASERQDLLDLAVRTGLFSPSDAEGLLGGVLDTLSAQELPEGHAAVACRASTGEKALGWSYFAPDPYAEGVLNVWWIGADPPQHGRGVGSALLSHVETEASKAGARVVVIETSDQPPLTRAREFYVKRGYRERGRVPDFYAVGEAKVIFSRTLAGPD, encoded by the coding sequence ATGATCATCACCCCGATTCAAGCGAGCGAAAGGCAAGACCTCCTTGATCTGGCAGTGAGGACAGGACTCTTCTCACCTTCAGACGCTGAGGGCTTGTTGGGTGGCGTGCTGGACACACTGTCTGCCCAAGAGCTCCCAGAGGGGCATGCAGCTGTGGCGTGCCGAGCTTCAACAGGCGAAAAGGCCCTTGGTTGGTCTTACTTCGCACCGGATCCGTACGCCGAGGGTGTTCTCAATGTCTGGTGGATCGGCGCAGACCCTCCGCAGCACGGCCGCGGTGTTGGCAGCGCCCTGCTTTCTCATGTCGAGACTGAGGCAAGCAAGGCTGGTGCCAGGGTGGTGGTAATCGAGACCAGCGACCAGCCTCCGCTGACGCGGGCACGAGAATTTTACGTCAAGCGAGGGTACAGGGAGCGTGGCCGCGTTCCGGATTTCTATGCAGTGGGCGAGGCAAAAGTGATCTTCTCTCGCACTCTGGCCGGGCCAGACTAA
- a CDS encoding DUF3592 domain-containing protein, translating into MSSSLIPIVAFASSMVFLGWECWKLYLGLVSRGWLPVRCVVHRAWIKEDTISNPDGADSVSYSVKVQYSYRIGPDTYTSTRLSYQPSSSLSFRRATKLLTGLHPGQEATAFYNPRNKSQAVLIRSASWRNSIPLLVASCLCALTWYWSFIKGH; encoded by the coding sequence ATGAGTTCCTCGCTAATCCCAATAGTCGCATTCGCCTCCTCAATGGTTTTCCTCGGATGGGAGTGCTGGAAGCTTTATCTCGGACTCGTATCGAGGGGCTGGTTGCCTGTGAGGTGTGTTGTGCACCGCGCATGGATCAAAGAAGATACGATTTCAAACCCGGATGGCGCCGACTCGGTCAGCTATTCAGTGAAGGTCCAATACTCCTACAGGATTGGCCCTGACACGTACACTTCCACTCGATTGAGCTATCAGCCATCGTCTAGCCTCAGCTTTAGACGCGCCACGAAACTTCTGACCGGTCTTCACCCTGGCCAAGAAGCCACGGCCTTCTACAACCCGAGAAACAAGAGTCAAGCCGTCTTGATACGATCGGCGAGCTGGAGAAATTCAATTCCGTTGCTCGTCGCCAGTTGTCTCTGCGCTTTGACGTGGTATTGGTCATTTATCAAGGGGCACTAA
- a CDS encoding S8 family peptidase, with product MATSKRASASNTPGDPPARPGRARTVIYCHGISNMPPEGVLRSEWDRALFGADQGERTRMAYWVDRERYPEAAGISTRAIGDDRAQLLPGSDMLLKASIQASDAPEESAAFVAALTQELEAAALSAAQRGAPMGGAAALSMEAKGLWSPVTAMFTKVFMADVNDFLFNQTKRQRMVQTVKDRVTTGGGPFVVIGHSQGSMVTYQALMELGTTLEVDLYVTIGSPLGLPQVTDVLQTWHGKTGTKLPIPPGVKRWVNIAQDGDIVCLDQSLADEYSATGKPPIRDERLQGIVWPPSKAHAASRYLSRTATQTTVMTAVDRARFQPVSPVTVTRNLAEALDAEATARVPVLIELVDRSPAAASGSDTLQDARSTVLEWIHTNVLSPKGSKDLITQDPITADTVHLEDQLDRYVAVNLNRAEVERLAAAMSRHYGASSPAVYRMFSNSRKRALIRDSIHTVQARTAQLGYNAYGQGITWAVLDTGIDRHHPHFHNPAFAPDGTIAAEWDCTARGPVQPGSGNDANGHGTHVAGVIAGGLQALGDPAGPDMLAMAPRARLVTYKVLADNGSGYDAWIIKAIDHIWQQNQNGRRLAIQGVNLSLGGSFDPASFGCGDSPLCASLLRLVRQGVLVVLAAGNEGSGEIVVDGFSSTRSFDLSIGDPANLEEAIAVGSVHPTLPHRYGTSYFSSRGPTADGRLKPDVVGPGERILSCRSSSDPSRTPERDRAKSVDELYVALSGTSMAAPHISGLLAAFLSVRTELIGYPERVKQILLQHCTDLHRDRYHQGAGLPNLSKMLLHT from the coding sequence ATGGCCACCTCGAAGCGAGCGTCAGCCTCCAACACCCCCGGCGATCCCCCTGCCCGTCCCGGCAGAGCCCGCACGGTGATCTACTGCCACGGGATCTCGAACATGCCCCCGGAGGGTGTGTTGCGATCGGAGTGGGATCGTGCCCTCTTCGGTGCCGACCAGGGCGAGCGCACCCGCATGGCCTACTGGGTTGACCGGGAGCGCTACCCGGAAGCGGCCGGCATCTCCACCCGGGCCATCGGCGACGACCGGGCCCAGCTTCTGCCGGGGTCGGACATGCTCCTGAAAGCCTCGATCCAGGCCAGTGACGCACCGGAGGAATCGGCAGCGTTCGTGGCCGCGCTCACCCAGGAGCTGGAGGCGGCAGCCCTCTCGGCGGCCCAGCGCGGCGCCCCGATGGGTGGAGCTGCAGCGCTCTCCATGGAGGCCAAGGGGTTGTGGAGCCCGGTGACGGCGATGTTCACCAAGGTGTTCATGGCCGACGTGAACGACTTCCTGTTCAACCAGACCAAGCGCCAGAGGATGGTGCAGACGGTGAAAGACCGTGTGACCACCGGCGGCGGCCCGTTTGTGGTGATCGGCCACAGCCAGGGCAGCATGGTGACCTACCAGGCCCTGATGGAACTGGGCACCACCTTGGAGGTGGATCTCTACGTGACCATCGGCTCGCCGCTGGGACTCCCCCAGGTGACGGACGTGCTGCAGACGTGGCACGGCAAAACAGGGACGAAGCTGCCGATCCCGCCGGGAGTGAAGCGCTGGGTGAACATCGCCCAGGACGGCGACATCGTGTGCCTCGACCAGAGCCTGGCCGACGAGTACAGCGCCACCGGCAAGCCACCCATCCGCGATGAACGGCTGCAGGGAATCGTGTGGCCGCCCAGCAAGGCCCACGCGGCGAGTCGCTACCTGTCGCGCACCGCCACCCAGACCACCGTGATGACCGCGGTGGATCGCGCCCGCTTCCAGCCGGTGAGCCCGGTGACGGTGACCCGCAACCTGGCCGAAGCGCTCGATGCGGAGGCCACCGCCCGGGTGCCGGTGCTGATCGAACTGGTGGACCGCTCCCCCGCTGCGGCCAGCGGCAGCGACACCCTGCAGGACGCCCGCAGCACCGTGCTCGAGTGGATCCACACCAATGTGCTCAGCCCCAAAGGCAGCAAGGATCTGATCACCCAGGATCCAATCACCGCCGACACGGTGCATCTGGAGGATCAGCTCGATCGCTACGTGGCGGTGAACCTCAACCGCGCCGAGGTGGAACGCCTGGCGGCCGCGATGAGCCGGCACTACGGCGCATCCTCGCCGGCGGTGTACCGGATGTTCAGCAACAGCAGGAAGCGGGCCCTGATCCGCGATTCGATCCACACCGTGCAGGCCCGCACCGCCCAGCTCGGCTACAACGCCTATGGCCAGGGGATCACCTGGGCCGTGCTCGACACGGGCATCGACCGGCACCATCCCCATTTCCACAACCCCGCCTTCGCCCCGGACGGCACGATCGCCGCCGAGTGGGACTGCACCGCCCGAGGCCCGGTGCAACCCGGCAGCGGCAACGACGCCAACGGGCACGGCACCCATGTGGCGGGCGTGATCGCCGGAGGGCTGCAGGCGCTGGGGGATCCGGCTGGGCCGGACATGCTCGCCATGGCGCCCCGGGCCCGGCTGGTGACCTACAAGGTGCTGGCCGACAACGGCAGCGGCTACGACGCCTGGATCATCAAGGCGATCGATCACATCTGGCAGCAGAACCAGAACGGCCGGCGCCTGGCGATTCAGGGGGTGAACCTCAGCCTGGGTGGGTCCTTTGATCCGGCCAGCTTCGGTTGCGGCGATTCACCGCTGTGCGCCTCCCTGCTGCGCCTGGTGCGCCAGGGCGTGCTGGTGGTGCTGGCCGCGGGCAACGAGGGCAGCGGCGAGATCGTGGTGGATGGCTTCAGCTCCACCCGCTCCTTCGACCTCTCGATCGGTGATCCGGCCAACCTGGAAGAGGCGATCGCCGTGGGCTCGGTGCACCCCACCCTGCCCCACCGCTACGGCACCTCCTACTTCTCCTCGCGGGGCCCCACCGCCGATGGCCGCCTCAAGCCCGATGTGGTGGGCCCCGGGGAAAGGATCCTCTCCTGCCGCAGCAGCAGCGACCCCAGCCGCACCCCGGAGCGCGACAGGGCCAAGAGCGTGGATGAGCTCTATGTGGCCCTCTCGGGCACCAGCATGGCCGCGCCCCACATCTCCGGCCTCCTGGCCGCCTTCCTCTCGGTGCGCACCGAGTTAATCGGCTATCCCGAGCGCGTGAAACAGATCCTGCTGCAGCACTGCACCGACCTCCACCGCGACCGCTACCACCAGGGGGCGGGCCTGCCCAACCTCTCCAAGATGCTGCTGCACACCTGA
- a CDS encoding VOC family protein, whose protein sequence is MALSLDHIFVCTSVCAPEATLLLDAGLVEGTGNGHTGQGTSNRRFFFDHGFLELLWVHDEQEATSPRTRPTRLWERWSGRDKHANPFGIYFTSQSESNYPLPFASWAYEPAYLPKGKRIHFAEGTALSEPEMVALSWPRQSGAVAAQPRAHKLPLRSVSAVSVGLSDVEQPSAPMHAARDSGLVRIHKSSRPELVVEFSSPASIRVHFPSLGISLLGQPGGAA, encoded by the coding sequence GTGGCTCTGAGCCTCGATCACATCTTCGTCTGTACCTCCGTTTGCGCTCCAGAAGCGACATTGCTGCTTGACGCCGGACTGGTTGAGGGCACGGGCAATGGTCATACAGGTCAAGGAACTTCCAATCGTCGATTCTTCTTCGACCACGGCTTCCTGGAGCTCCTGTGGGTACACGACGAGCAAGAGGCGACGTCCCCTCGAACCCGACCAACGCGCCTTTGGGAGCGCTGGTCAGGGCGCGACAAGCATGCAAATCCGTTCGGCATCTACTTCACCTCGCAATCGGAAAGCAATTACCCATTGCCATTCGCATCTTGGGCTTATGAACCGGCGTATCTTCCCAAGGGCAAGCGGATCCACTTCGCGGAAGGAACTGCACTGTCTGAGCCTGAGATGGTTGCTCTGAGCTGGCCCCGGCAATCAGGCGCCGTGGCCGCGCAACCCAGGGCTCACAAGCTGCCGTTGCGCTCGGTGAGCGCTGTGTCGGTTGGGCTTTCAGACGTTGAACAGCCCTCTGCGCCGATGCATGCGGCGCGAGACTCCGGACTGGTACGAATCCACAAGTCATCTAGACCTGAGCTAGTTGTTGAGTTCTCTTCTCCTGCTTCCATTCGCGTGCACTTCCCTTCACTTGGAATCAGCCTGCTTGGCCAGCCTGGAGGCGCCGCCTAA